The following nucleotide sequence is from Allocatelliglobosispora scoriae.
AAGACTGTCAGCGCAGTCGATGGCGAGGACACCTGCATGAGCTGCGGTGACCCTCTATAGTTCGCTTCTCCCCGTGTCTGCTCGGTGTCGGCGGGCGGAAAGTTGCACCGCACCATCTGGGTACCGAAAACCATGTAGCAGCGATCACGACATCGGCATGCAGAAGGACCGCCTCGACCCGCCTGATGAGTCGGAACGAGTCCGATCGACGAGCGAAGAAACAGGCTCATTGCTCGCGAATCGCGTGGGAGCGTAAGCGGAAACCGATAGTAGCTTCAACGAGGTTGTTTCGTAGATCCTCCACCTTATCGGATTTTCTTACCGGCAGGTCAAACGCCAAATTAAGCGTTTGAAGCGCGTCCCGCGTGAGCTTTAGTCCTTCAACGTATGAAAGGCCCTCCTCGCGGGACTTCATGCCTGACAAGGCTGCCCGGATTCTATCAACATCTGCCGATTCCAACGCCATCAGATGGTCCCTGGACCTGCTCGACCTCGGGACCACGACCAGTCTCGCCTCACCCAACAGTAAACGGTCGATATCCTCTTCAGAAAGGCTGCGTAAAACATTTGTAACTTCCTTCAAGAGCTGCACGGTCCTGTCGGCGCTTTTTGGTGCATCTATCATTACAAGCCCGCCTTGTTCTGAAACTCGCTAACTAGTTCTTCAAGTTCTTCGACGATGTGTTTAAAGTTTGGCTCCCCATGAAGGACCACGGGAACGCCACTACGAGGTGCGTCCGTGAAGAATGTCTTATTCTCTCGGATAAACGAGTCAAAAACGGGTACGCCAAGCGCTTTGGTTTGACTGATATAAGGCCGAAGGGCTGATATTGGCTGCCCACCGTATATCTGCAGCATTGTGAACACCACGCCGAGGATCTGTGGATTGATTACGTCTGACTGCTTTCCGGTCTCTAGCTTGGCGTACTCGTTATAGTCGCCAACAAGCTGGTTCAAGTTACGTTGCAGATAATCGATCCCAAGAGTCGAAAGATAATCCGCCTTCGCCGGTATGAGGATACTGTCACTCGCCACGATGGCGGTCTTCGTGACAACGTTGAAGTTCGGTGGACAATCGATCAATACAATGTCGTATTCCTCAAAGGGCTGCTCATTGAGACCTTCGGCCAATCGGCGATGAACCCGAAGGTACTTCATTTTAGATTGCTTGAGGCTCGTGCCGCTTAGTTCAGCGGCCAGCTCTAGATCGACATTTATAAGCCCTAGATGGGATGGGATTATATGGAGAAGGCCGCCGTTGGCCTCGACACCTCTATTTTTCGCGCGAGCTGGCTCCGCGATGAGAGTGTTAAGAGTGAGCGGAGACGGTCCCGTATCATATGAGTCGAACCATTGTTTGATGGTCTTCTTGTCAGCAAGAGACTTCGTCCAGTATTCCGGCGTGAAAAAAGAGAAGGTCAAACTCGCCTGTGGGTCGAGATCAATCAACAGAACTTTCTTGCCTCGATAGGCAAGTTCGGCGCCTAAATTGGCGGTCAGCGTCGTCTTGCCAACGCCACCCTTATAATTAATTACCGATACAATCTTCATGTGTTCGCCTATCGTCTTCATGGGTCACACGTTGTCACCGTTAGCTTGGCCTGGGCGCGTCACCCGACCATCGCATTGGTCGGCTTGACTCTACCTTCAAGCGATTCGCCCACTGGTTGCCGACCGCACTACCGTATGACCAAAACGAGCATCGTCAACGCGCTCGCCCCTGGCGAAGCCAGTCTGACCAGGGCGGCATTCGTCAGGAACCCTGCTGTGGCGACATGGCATGGCGCGTCCGCCGCAGAGACGTGACGATGCGACATACACGTCATCATCGACGTATAGGCCGAGGGTGCACACCTCAGCGTGAAGTGAGCGCGTAGATCAACTAAATCGGTAACCCGTGATCCGCGGTGCCGAGTCGTGAGGGCGGCTCGCGCTTTGTCGCCTGGTGCCGAGCGCAGGTTCGTGCCACCGTCGAAGGTCCGAGACGCACCCCCAAGCGCCTGGTGATATTGCGGCTGAGCTGCGCGAAGGTGGTCCGGTGTAAGGCGATCTTCATGGCGGATACATCCCAAAACTGCTCCCCATCCGGTCGCCTGGCTATAGCGGCTGACCTGCCGGGTGATGGCGGATGCCTATGATCAAATCGTGCTTTAGGTGACGCCGGTTCCCTCGTCGTTCGGCTCGCGAACCGCTCTCTCAGCTGATCTTGGACCGTGGTTGGTGCCGCCTGTGCATGTTTGTTGCCGGACGGAACGACAGAACCCGGCGAGTGAGGACAACCCGCAGCGTCAAGGAGCGTCGCCCTGGACCTGCCGGCAGCGGCACGCGTGCTGCTCAGCAGGATGGCGGGAGTTGCTGCACATGAGTGACAGCCGATGACGCCTTCGGCTGGCCACTCCGTCCCGGCAGGTGGGTTAGCATTCCTTGTGCGTTGTTGGCGTGCTGTAGTTCAGTGAGGAGTTGCTCAGTGGCTGAGTTCCGGTACCAGGCGTATCGCATGCATCAGACCGACACTGGCAAGCCGCTGGTCCTGTTCACCGCTCCCGCCACGGATATCGAACAGTGGGCGGGAGTGCCACAGCGAAGGCGACTCGACGATCGTGAAACCTTTGGCTTTCAGCGTGAAGTGAAGGACAGTCGAGTTGATGAGATTGCGGCCTTCTTCCGTAATCCTCGCAATGTTGTGCAAAATCCGCTTTTGGCTGCGATTCAAAGTGAAACGAGCGTTCGCTTCGCGCCTTCGGAGGACCATAGCCCCTTCGGCGAGCTGATCATCAACTCCGCAGGCATCGAGGCCCTACCATTTCTTGAGATGCTTAAGCAGCTTGCGAAACAGGTTCGAGAGCGTGTGCCGATCCTTGCTGACTATGAGGTCCCCCAAGGTCTCGTCGACCAGCTTTATCTCCTAGCTCAGGCTCGGTATAACACCGCTGGTCCAGTTGATGCCGATGAGCCCGACGAGCTCGCGGAAGAGGATATCCCGGAATCAGAAGAATCGAACACGTCTGAGTTTGGTTCCGTTCTTCTGTCCGAGGAAACAAATATTGTTGAGTTTTACGCTGACATTCAAGCGCGTATCACGGTACTTGAGCGTATTACTTCCTCGTGGGACCGAGACGAATTTTTGGGATTTACGAAAGAGGCTATCCTTGCCTACCTGCTGCCGGTTGTTTTGGTAGATGGACAGCATCGTCTTCGGGGAGCTGTTCAAGCGGCAGCAGCGGAGATGGAGAGTGATGGCAACCGGTCGGAGATCTACGCGGAGATAGCGGCCGGCACGAACGCAGATGAGGTCCAGGCCCAAAGCCTACAGAAGTACTCCCGACGGCTGCCTGTTTCATTGCTGATGGATGCAAGCCCCAGCGAGCATGTGTTCCAATTTGTTGTGGTGAATCAAAAGGCAACACCCATGGCACCGGCTCTTCTCGGGACTATTGTTTCGACAAGCCTCGGAGCGGAGGAGTTAAAGCCTATTGCTCAACGCCTGAGAGACGCGAAGATCAAACTAGAGGACTCGCGTGCTATCGCCTACTTGACCCGTGCTTCAGAGAGTCCGTTCCGAGGGCTGGTACAGACTGGCATGGGGGGAGATCGAACTGAATATCTGCAATGGACCGTACTGCAGGGACTAGTGCGGATCTTCAGGGAATTTACAGGCGGACGCCTTTATGGGTGGAAGAACGACTATGCGAGCATCTGGTGCCAGCGGTACTTAAGTCAATGCGCACTGGTGGCCGAGGTTGACACCTATTCTGAGAAGAAGGAGTTGTGGGGACGGCCCGATGGCCCTTGGCGGGACATCTTCATTCGGTTTTTCACATGTGTACGCGACTACTTTGGTGATGTCTCCGACATGGGGGCCAGCAATGCCTGGGGAAATACCCGGGGCAACCTGTTCAACAAGGTGAGCTTGACAATCTTGTCTGCTGACTACTTTGAGTTCCTCGTGTCGCGCGAGGAGACTCTGGACACTGTCGAAGATGTCGATCGAACGTTTGAGGCATGGCTCAAGGGAACCAACGCTGGCTACTTCAATAGGGATTGGAAGTTGGCAAGCGTGAAGAAAGATTCCATCAAGGTTCGAAATAAATGGGCCACGCTCTGGTTCGAGTACCGCCGGAATCCGAATACTATGCCCGCTGTGCGCGAATTCGGGGCGTAATCCGACGTGCATGCTCGCGATGTAGTCACGTTCTTTGGTGTCGTCGCTACGTCTGGCCGTCTCCGTTGGTCTGATACAGAGGTTCAATCGCTCGCACGATTGCGAGTTCCAAGCGATGTACTCGGACCTAGGGCATGGCTTCTACAGGCAGACGCCACTCTCGCTCATGCGCGATGGTTCTTAGCTAGCCTCGTCGACACGGCACCCTTCGAGCAGGACGAGACCCTGCGCCTGCCGCACCTAGCTGCCCAAGTCCGCGATGCCATCCTCGAAGTCGACCGACACATGCCTAAAGACGAACTTCTGGAGGTGGTGGAAGCCCTCTCCAATATTGTCTGGCAGGAGATCGAGGAACGACGTATTCGGCGTCGGGCTAGAATGACTCAGCCAACTAAAGATGAACTGTGGTTTGCTTCGGAGCCGGAGCCTCGCTGCTATCTGTGCGGGTATAAGTTCACGCCTGCGGCCCGCGATTATTTTCTTGGCAGGTCGAGAGTTTTACCAACGGTTTCGTTGTTAGTCGACTTCACTCGACCTCGGCTGAAAGTTCGGCATCTCCAGATAGAGATAGACCATGTTCAGCCAGTGGTGGACGGCGGATCGAACGAGATTGCTAATCTGAGACTTGCGTGCGGACTTTGCAACATAATCAAAAGTCGGTTCGGGAGCATCTATGACACGTATTCTTGGCCAGTAAGGCATTTGCGTCATCCTGACCTCGGCTGGGTCACGATCCCGCAGCCGTTATGGCTTCTCAGAGTACTAAGCCTACGGGCGCGGTGCGAATACCGCGATGGATGTGCGGCCACGGTTGAGACCCACGAGATGTTCGCCGCGCCTTGGTCGGTAAGCGGATCTCTAAATCCTGTGAACATCAAGGTCTGCTGTAGTGATCACGATCCCTGGGCCTCTAAACGCCTGATAAGGCCATCACTGTTGGCGTGAGAAGGTCGAGCAGCGTACCGCCGAGCGCGATCTCCACGCTCGTGCTGAGCCGCAGCGCCTCCACCCCACGGTCGGACCATGGATACCAAATTCCATCTCGCTGATGTCGTTGCGCCTGCTCGGAGGCGTTTGACTAGATCTTGATACCGTCGGCCACAGTGTAGAGCGGTCGTTCCCTG
It contains:
- a CDS encoding ParA family protein; this encodes MKTIGEHMKIVSVINYKGGVGKTTLTANLGAELAYRGKKVLLIDLDPQASLTFSFFTPEYWTKSLADKKTIKQWFDSYDTGPSPLTLNTLIAEPARAKNRGVEANGGLLHIIPSHLGLINVDLELAAELSGTSLKQSKMKYLRVHRRLAEGLNEQPFEEYDIVLIDCPPNFNVVTKTAIVASDSILIPAKADYLSTLGIDYLQRNLNQLVGDYNEYAKLETGKQSDVINPQILGVVFTMLQIYGGQPISALRPYISQTKALGVPVFDSFIRENKTFFTDAPRSGVPVVLHGEPNFKHIVEELEELVSEFQNKAGL
- a CDS encoding HNH endonuclease signature motif containing protein; amino-acid sequence: MTQPTKDELWFASEPEPRCYLCGYKFTPAARDYFLGRSRVLPTVSLLVDFTRPRLKVRHLQIEIDHVQPVVDGGSNEIANLRLACGLCNIIKSRFGSIYDTYSWPVRHLRHPDLGWVTIPQPLWLLRVLSLRARCEYRDGCAATVETHEMFAAPWSVSGSLNPVNIKVCCSDHDPWASKRLIRPSLLA